The following nucleotide sequence is from Euleptes europaea isolate rEulEur1 chromosome 3, rEulEur1.hap1, whole genome shotgun sequence.
CTTCTTTTATTTGAAACTCCGGATCAACCAGGTTTTCTGTGGGAGTTTCATTTGGTATAGTTCTTTTATTTGCAGTGTGAAGACGTGGAGTGTATTTCAGTGTTTTATCTCAGCAGTTTATGCATTGCAGGATCTCTTGATGGGTAGCTGCTGTGAATGCATCAGTAGTCACCATAAGGCTTTGGCTTTGTGTTAACACTCTTCTTACTGCTTTTAAACTACTGGGTATATTTACAGAGGAGTAAAGCATTGAGTCCAAGTGTGTTTAGTAATTCAGACGGATAGCAAGATCTCTTTATTCCTTGGCTTGGGTGATAATACTAAACAGGATTCAAGACCTACCTGTTGTGCTTTCAGGGCTTTTCAGAGATTCCAAAATAGCTTCAACTTCAACTTCAGGAGCAGGTCAAGTCATGTGTCCTCAGACCAGTCATTGGGTAGATACAAGAGAAGGGCTAGTCAAATCACATGGAGGGCTGTTCTACCTTTTACTAGGGGAAAACCTTCAGTACCGAGAGGTTAATGATGTTCGCCTGCCCCTTATGATGGGAACCCACCGATACCTTAAGCCAGAGAGACTAGCAAGAGGCGGTGCATGTGAAAAGGCAGCAAAGAAAGTTTATTCTAAAAGGTTTATTCTGAGGTTTCCATTTCTTGGGTTAACGAAGGCTTCATTTGAATTAAACATTTTAAGGGGTTCAGAAGCTTTGCCAGGAAAGATAGAATCTCTCTGTTACACCTTCCTGCGGTAATCTGATCAGTTCCTTTCAAAGTGCTGTAGTACTTTAGGGAGACGAGGTAACCATTAACTAGGCAGGATGAAGCAACAGGAGAGCCAGCTGTTGAATGGGTGACAGAAAAACCCATATGCCTGACTTCTTCATGAGCGTTGGCTCCTAAAATGGAGTGGGGATGACTGAAAATAGCAGTAGGTACAGCAGGTGAGTCAGGGTCATCACAGTCATCACAGCTGCAGTCCTCATAGTTGTTACTGTTTAAAATGTGCATACTATGTTAAAgaccaaaattatttaaaagtttgTAGTTCAAACTGTAATAAAATCCCAAGGAGGGGGCCAAGCACATCCCATCTGCCATTGATGTCTTTAACGCGAAGGTagtttcccagattctgtatggagcagacatttggatttccggcGTGGATGAGAAGCTAGAttgccttttgaacaattttctcaggaCAATTACTGGAACTccgaggtgtgttgctgggcctgccctccgtatggaattggcccaaccctcgcttgaggcacgtgTGTGGAagagagcaattaagcttaggtttaagttgcctgACAACCATCTCCCAtcccaggcggggtttctccatcttactcttaaggacccggcccccaacccctggctgaatctgttagcggaaaaactaaaagtactgggactcccaatctctacaccctctgacaacctggttccatctcatttaatggcaatcttgaagagattgaaggagttagattgggccagtacggttgggagggccagacgtacttgctccggtctggtcttgggactccccccaccagagaagcttccagagttccactctatggtttcaatcttctcacatcgtcgggctctccttttagctcgtttaagtgcctttccatccatggtcatgttgggcagatataccgggataccttttccggaccgtctctgcccatgtaacacgggcgaaattgaaacgttggactATTTGATGCTctgctgtcctcgctggtctcaagatagagatgctcttattgctccaatcctcaccagcttgaacctccctctacatgcctgggtgttgccttttttgcttggcgactcaactaatggtgcagccacatcgaatgttgcctgctttttggccagagtggctgctcttaagaaaaaagaactctcaacgcctacctctggcaacttttagtcagttcgctccatccccagtttattttagttaggaattttacttattgggctgacgcctaatttttagcattgttaacttaagattgaattatactatgtattatgcttcccatcctcccttgtcttcccctcccttcctttcttccttcctcccttggtccaagactgcggtcatggacctaataataaattatataaattataaaGTCCTAAGGGTATATGTGACTGATTCTTCATACTGAATGAACCTTTTGAAGATTTCAGCTATGCAACATCCTCAACATTTTGCTCTACATATTTGTTGATtgcttttctttttgttctttgttttttttttctttctcaaagCAGCAGAATGCCCTACTTATGCAAAACTGTTTGGCCTGAATTCTAACCATTCCTAGTCTGCATCTGACTCGCTTCCTGCAGCCTGCTCTGCCCCTTCCCAGGGTCACCGTGGACCAGCAATGGCGGACaccggggaggggaaaaaagaggaggCAGACTATAAGAGACTTCACATGTTCCCACTGATCAGGGTAAGAATGAGAACAAAGAGGTATGATATGATCTTGGATCAGGTGAGAGAGCTCTGTGTTGTTTTATTCTCTTTTGATTGTCCCCTTATCCAGATAGGAGAGTCAGGATATCCTGAGGTCATCCTACTGACTATAGATTCTTAATGTAGTGGTGAAAATATGATTTCTTAAGGCACATTCAACAACCTTTTCCAAAACAGAGCCATAAGGGAGCTGTTGCCTGTTGCTTTATACAGCATTTGCCATCTTTCTTTCAAGGTTGTTCCACGCTAGCATGTGTGATGTAATGGAGGCGGGGGAATCTCAGCTACATAATGTAGTTGAACAATTTCTGAATGGTTTTCTGAAAAACACACTGGTGCCACCATGTGCATCCCATAATATGTGGCTttggtttgtttttctttgaCCTGGATACTAAATGCCATGTAAGGGAAAAATGGAGCTGTGAAGCAGCCCTCTGCCTAACTTGTGAAGGCAAGGAAAGATCTAAGTTCGATCCAAGAAAACATGAGTGGCGCATTGCTCACAGAATGGATGCTCGGCATCACCCAGTGTTGCTCTGATGAGAGATTGGGACCAGTATGGGCTATACTGTAGGATGTTGCAGCTCCAGTGAGAATATAGGCAGCAAGAGTCCATGCAATAATATATAGGCTAATATAGGCAGCAAGAGTCCATGCAAAATGGATGGGAAAAGAAGTGGGCAGCTGACCGTGGGGGGCTGATTATGGAAGAAGTAGCAAGAGGAACAAGGAATATTTCAAGCATGCAGTCAAAGAATAGTCTGGGTTTGCAGAACTGCAGAAGGCAAGCACAGTGGAGAGAAATCTTTATGGGTTAGATCCTATGGAGGATTTATGCATATGGAAGGAAACAATTTCCATCCACCAAGGGTGACTTCTTCACCTCCCCATTCTTGCTGCAACCCTAAAGTTCTGTTCCATGGGGAAGAACCTCCCCCCGCCCAGAACAGTTTGACAAGGTAGTCGAAGgtctgctgctggggggggggaggggaattggtGAAATTTGTCATCTTTTCATCAGTAGAAATCCTCTGTGGAATCGAACTGTAGGACTAGTAGATGTTTACTGGGACATCTAATTGCATGTAATGGAGAAAGCAGTGTGATCTGAAGCCATTTGGCATCCTCTAAAGGCAGAATGATCCTCATTAACGCTAATCAAGGTCCTGGCATTTGCACATCTCCTGGGGTTTTGCTCCTTCCGTGTCCATGAGTCTGTTGGCATGGTGCCCTCGTTTTCAGGAATTTAATAGCATTTAATATTAGCCACATGAAGAAAGGAGTCAGTGATGCATTTGTCTGTTTTTAGGCTCAGTTGTCTCTTTAAGTAGCCATAGCTAGTattcccaaacacacacacagatcctgAGTGGCAAGCGCGTTCCAGTCCTATGCAAAATTACCTTTGCcaccactctagcagtccaaattctgcagtatttatttattttaagtattTCTAATTTACATTTCCCAGTGctcagcttacaacctcctttgAAAATAGATCATAAAAACAACATGCAAATTCTTAAAAACCCATAATTATAGCAGTACAGTGTAAAACCGTCAGATATATACTATAGTAAGCCACGATTCCTGGAAAGCCTGCTTGTCTATCTAACTGGGGCCAACAAAAAAATGGGCCTTGTGTAAGTGTCTGAAAGTCAGCATAAATTAACCTCCTCAGGGAAGCTGTTCTGCTTCCTGAAATTAAGGGACCTAGAGGGAATTCAGTTCTGTTCCAATTCTGTCCTCCAATTCATTCTATCATGGGATCCTTTATGGGGTCCTACTAATTGTGAGCATCCATTTTTTCAGCCTTTTTGaaaatacttccccccccctctaagTTCAACCACTGgttttacttttaaataattcAAAACTAGAGCAGATACCAcctgttttaaaattgtaaaacaGCCCCATCACAATGCAGAACAGTTGGGTGGATCGAGATTAGAGTGGGGAGAAAGGATCAGGAGTCCAGTGAACCCCCTTACTGTGTCtgtcttgaaaaaaaaatctctcttcaGGGCTGCTTAGTCTTTTGAGGCATCACCCACCTTCCATTGCTTAAACAGGCTTCTCAACAGTACAGGAATTTGCTAGTTCAGAAAATCTCCTGGAACTGTTCCAGACTCCTGCTGACTTCCCCTCCTCACTCTTTCTTTTCTCCAAACATGAATACTAGGGAAGGTGGTGTCAAGGTTTGACCATCTGCTAGCTGATGGGGTTGTAAGAATGGGCGCCTTTCGTGCTATTGTTGTGatcttcttcttttgtgtgtatgttttctaCCAGCATTCAGATATGCCAGAAGAAATGCGAGTAGAGGCCATGGAGTTATGTGTTACTGCTTGTGAGAAATATGCTACCAACAATGAGGTATTACCTGGTGTACTTTTTACACCAAAGTATATCTGGTTCTTTTTGACCTAATGAAAGATAAGAGAGAGAACAAAGGTCACTGTATTGTACAAATAAGCATGTGCTCTCATGATTCTTTTAAACAAATGATAATCTAACTTGTTGTGCAAGCGTCCTTATTCCCATTTTCTGCTTCTAATTACTAAACTTCTATATAATGCTTATTGGGCACAGAAGTGTACCCGCTTTGAACAGAAGGACAGTTTGCTATATTTCTGCTTCCTGGGGTTTGGTGAAGCAGAGACATGAATTGCAGTCCCTAGTTTCAAGCTAGTCTTCCATTTTAGATAGATGTTCTCACTTTTGCGACAGGATCTGTTTGATCtcagttttcctttctttttcaagTGGGATGAGAACGGCAGATCCGTAACAGTGAGACCAAGCAAATGATATGTCCTTTTATCTACTCCATTCACACATTTTGCAAACAATAGAGGCTGTCTTTATTTTCCTGATGAATATTCTATAATGGGGATGAAGTTCTGTCTTGCTTCAGCTGGAGGCTGGATGGTTTCTTtaaaaagggaagggagaagataTTTTATGTCCTGAGTAGAATGCCATGCAGACAAGGATAGATCAGGGGCTGCTGGGGGAAGCTGGTATCAGGTTACACCTTCAGCCTTCTGGGAACAAGGAGGAAAAATGGCAGCCTTCAGTGTGGCTGGAAGGTATTTCCACCCCATTCTCCACTTAAGAATTTTAATTCTGTATTGCATTACCCCTCTTCAGGGTATCTCCATTAACTCCTTGAATCAACATATATTGGAATGATTATGACTAGAAGGAAAGTCTAGGTATAAATATgcttcttttatattttattggGCTTTCATATATTGGCAGCAGAAGTACAATTAGATTAATGAAGTGAAGGAGAATGGACTGTTATAGCAAATAACACATTGCTgtaaaaatttttaattttttgcttcTGTTCCCCTTCTTGTTgaatttaatccccccccccctttcagagtGCAGCCAAGATGATCAAGGAAACCATGGACAAGAAGTTTGGCTCCTCCTGGCACGTAGTGATTGGTGAAGGTTTTGGTTTTGAGATCACCCATGAGGTGAAGAACCTGCTGTATATGTTTTTTGGAGGCAGCCTAGCGGTTTGTGTTTGGAAGTGTTCCTGACATACTCTGCCTGTGTACAAGCTTGCCACAGCCAAGAGATTTTTTCAGACTTttgattggggttttttttgtacaACTTAAAGGGCagctttatttttaataataaaatattgGGCTTTTTTCTTATTTATATACCAGTTTTATGGAAAATATTTAGCGTCTGTGCGCGTGTAAATCTGTTGAGCTACCTAATCCAGCTCATAGGGTTTCTGATTTTACCAATGTGGCTTTTTACTGAGATGATGCAAGAGGAATCAGGGAATGGagtttgtttttttgggttttttttgcgggTTGGGGGGGGCACAGTTTATTAAGCCATACGTCCCAGATGGGACAAGAGAGAAGAATCCTAACCTGCAACCGCCTTCTCCTTGCTGTCTTCCAAACCTTCCTATTTTCTGGGAGAAGACCAGGGGGGAAAACGGCAACTGATTTCTCTCTGTCCAGATGACAGCTGCCTGTTTTTTGAAAAGCATGCAGTGCCAGCCTTCAAAACCTGACCCGGTGAACGGTTGCTAGGATAATTTACCTTCCGCCTCCTCACCACACCTACAGAGCACTGATATAGCTTGTAAAGCGTATGGCACACAAATAAGACTATTTTACATAGcatgcggggtggggtgggggtgtctcaTGATGGCAATATGTGGTATCTTGTTTAGAGACGGGTAGTGGGAAGAAGCTCCATCTGAGCTGCCAATTTTTCAGACTTTTAAGTACAGTTGTACTTCCATTGTGTAGAGTTTAATAATGCTTTTGCAAAGGTGTTGATTAATGGAATGAccataattgtattttgtatatgtCTTATTTGAATTCAGAGTatgaaagggacttcaatacttTTTTACAATAATAAAGCTTTTAAAATTCATGGGGGATGCCTGGGGATTTCACTGAACTCATGTGTCTGTATAGATGGGGAAGAGAGTTAGTTTTCTTTATCATGAGCTGGAGGGGCCTGTTATGCTGTGCTCAGTTATGAAGGACGTCTTAGGATCTTAGGGCTTGATGGCCCTGTTGTCgccatgggagggggagggtcaGTAAACAATACAGTCTTGtctccccacttttctcttgAGTAATGGGGATTGCGATAACTAGAGACAAGCTGTTGGCAGCATAGCCTTTTACCCTAGCGCAGTTTTCCATCAGCCATGCCCAAAATGTGATAGGTTTTGTTGAAGGTCCAATAGAGCATCTGGCCCACAGTCATAATGACTAGTGAATCTGGGAGTTTTGTCTGCGGTGTGTGAATGATCTTAGAAGTTATTTGAATGATCTTGAATGATCTTGAAGATGGCATGTCTGCTGTGTGCTGGTGGCTAAGTGTGGTCCTGATCACACAGCAAAGATTAGTACATGGCTATTTGTGCCTTGCACCTTTTTTTGCCCTCTCCAGCTCTTTCCTTCATACTGACTTCACCTGGCCAATTATCTGCATGACAGAGCTCATGTGCGGCAGCACACAGTTTCAAACGTTGTGCCTATTAACACAATACAAAAACAGCTCAGTTGTGGCACATTCCTTCAGCATCTTTGTGCTGTTCAGCAAACGGCCAGCATTTCCTACCTCCTTCAAATTGCAAATAGTTTCCACTAGATTCACAAACAGTTTTTGAATGttacaggggaaggcaatgaatGGGGTAGACTAGCGTGGGTGCAACTTGGTGATGTGTCCACCATTTCAAAGGTGTTATCTGAACTGTTAACGCAAATAAATGGATAGAGCACAGGAACACCAACGGCACAATGTTCAATGCCATTATATGGGGTTGCAGAACATCCTGAAAAGGGCAGTTCACACTTATTGTGGATTTCTCTCATGAAAATCAGTGGCACTctaatgattcccccccccttagagGAAAATAGGTCAGCATTTCTTCACCTACGcactttcctttttattattctGCATCACGGTTTTTTACTCTGAATCACATTATCAAGCCATCtgaccctttaaacagatcacATCTTGATAGGAGAGAATCCTTGGTGCTGTGATTCTGGTATAAGGCTTTGCAGAAGAAAGGTAAGTAGTCCGAGAGTGTGGATGTGGAACCTGTACTATGACATTCCAGAAATAAGTTAATACTCATGTCTTTATGCACCTTTGGTTAAATGTTGGTCACGATAGCACATTCAAGGATTGGAGTGACCCACAGAAGCCAGATTATAGGCAAGCGCTTATCTCAGCAAACAGTCTCTTGCTTATCTCTGATAAATATGCAGTTGCAATGTGACTGCTGCCAGTGACTCTGTGACCTGCATGAAGTCAGCGGGGGGCAGCCTAACTTCCTCAGCCCTTTCATCAGAATCCACTGCAGGGATATTAAAACCTCTTTAGACTCCAAGAGAAGGGTGATCTGTTTTCCCCACTTGCTTTGCAGTCCACAGTCCGGAATGCTTCTTGGCTTGTTTGTAGAACCCCTTTGCCTGCCCCAGATGTATGCAATAGATATTCCTGAAATTTGATGGTGACCAATTTGATTGGGTcccagttggggagaaaggcagccatataaacattttaaatagataaaacaagtgggaacccacaaggacttgcgagaggcatctcatttcctcatgcctactatttcctcttttccttttctgaaagcccccatagtctctcctcttttccttcttcctgctctccttctatggttgtcaacctccaggtggggtctggagatctcctggaatcataaTAGATCTCCCaaatacagagaccagttcccccttagggttgcctgctccagg
It contains:
- the DNAL4 gene encoding dynein axonemal light chain 4 isoform X1, giving the protein MADTGEGKKEEADYKRLHMFPLIRVRMRTKRYDMILDQHSDMPEEMRVEAMELCVTACEKYATNNESAAKMIKETMDKKFGSSWHVVIGEGFGFEITHEVKNLLYMFFGGSLAVCVWKCS
- the DNAL4 gene encoding dynein axonemal light chain 4 isoform X2; its protein translation is MADTGEGKKEEADYKRLHMFPLIRHSDMPEEMRVEAMELCVTACEKYATNNESAAKMIKETMDKKFGSSWHVVIGEGFGFEITHEVKNLLYMFFGGSLAVCVWKCS